The Deinococcus sonorensis KR-87 genome includes a window with the following:
- a CDS encoding Mrp/NBP35 family ATP-binding protein, producing the protein MHEKLLAALGTVNDPELHRDLVSLGMIERAELTSGVAHVKVNLTTPACPLKATIERDVRQAVMSVEGVQDVEIEFGAQVRAQSTPALPGVQHVIAVGSGKGGVGKSSVAANLAAALAASGARVGLLDADVYGPSIAHMMGQGAARIAANAERKMQPIEAHGLRFLSMANLMPAGQALVWRGPMLHSAIQQFLKDAAWGQLDYLIVDLPPGTGDVQLSLTQTVQLTGAVIVTTPQDVALIDASRAIDMFRKASVPVLGIVENMSYFVAPDTGLSYDIFGRGGASRLAQQFGGLPVLGEVPLDTEVRQDADAGMPAVLAHPDSAASRALLQVAKNLAGRVSVQAFAGALEPLPMV; encoded by the coding sequence ATGCATGAGAAGCTTCTGGCCGCTCTGGGCACGGTCAACGACCCGGAGCTGCACCGCGACCTGGTGTCGCTCGGCATGATCGAGCGGGCCGAGCTGACCTCGGGCGTGGCCCACGTGAAGGTCAACCTGACCACCCCCGCCTGCCCGCTGAAGGCCACCATCGAGCGCGACGTGCGCCAGGCGGTGATGAGCGTGGAAGGTGTGCAGGACGTGGAGATCGAGTTCGGGGCGCAGGTGCGGGCCCAGAGCACGCCGGCGCTGCCGGGCGTGCAGCACGTGATTGCGGTGGGCAGCGGCAAGGGCGGCGTCGGCAAGTCGTCGGTGGCGGCCAACCTGGCGGCGGCGCTGGCGGCCAGCGGCGCGCGGGTGGGGCTGCTGGACGCCGACGTGTACGGCCCCAGCATCGCGCACATGATGGGCCAGGGCGCGGCGCGCATTGCCGCCAACGCCGAGCGCAAGATGCAGCCGATCGAGGCGCACGGCCTGCGCTTCCTGAGCATGGCCAACCTGATGCCGGCCGGACAGGCGCTGGTGTGGCGCGGCCCGATGCTGCACTCGGCCATCCAGCAGTTCTTGAAGGATGCAGCCTGGGGCCAGCTGGACTACCTGATCGTGGACCTGCCGCCCGGCACCGGCGACGTGCAGCTGTCGCTGACCCAGACGGTGCAGCTGACCGGCGCGGTGATCGTGACCACCCCGCAGGACGTGGCCCTGATCGACGCGTCGCGCGCCATCGACATGTTCCGCAAGGCCAGCGTGCCGGTGCTGGGCATCGTGGAGAACATGAGCTACTTCGTGGCGCCCGACACCGGCCTGAGCTACGACATCTTTGGGCGCGGCGGCGCGTCGCGGCTGGCCCAGCAGTTCGGCGGGCTGCCGGTGCTGGGTGAGGTGCCGCTCGACACCGAGGTGCGGCAGGATGCCGACGCCGGCATGCCAGCGGTGCTGGCGCATCCGGACAGCGCAGCCAGCCGGGCGCTGCTGCAGGTGGCGAAGAATCTGGCCGGCCGGGTCAGCGTGCAGGCATTCGCGGGAGCCCTCGAACCGCTCCCGATGGTCTGA